A DNA window from Desulfurellaceae bacterium contains the following coding sequences:
- a CDS encoding ABC transporter permease, giving the protein MIIRLVQLAWRNLWRNPRRTLISVTAIALGYAMLLLFACLLHGLSRQMIDNGTRMGLSHMQVHAPEYYPDRSLHHTLGGRTGTELDGLLTALTIQPQVLAAAPRVYGYGLVSGTDHSAGADLLGIDPTREQQISRFHTRLTSGRFLNPQATDGANEVVLGEKLASTIAVEPGSEIILLTQAADGSMGNDLYTVVGILRTGSETIDRGTVLMPLAASQELLSLTANRIHEIGVLTTTADMASAVADRLESQLGGTLPIRVRAWPELSPALADYVQLNESSNTFLFAIIFLVAIIGVMNTMLMAVFERTRECGVLMALGLRPMSMTLLIVLEASLLAGVSVALGAGLGAPLVWYLQTYGLDLRTVMGELSLAGVVLDPIWYGQHDFPTYLRAALGLALVAVLSALYPAIRAARFRPVEAMRRV; this is encoded by the coding sequence GTGATCATCCGACTCGTGCAGCTGGCCTGGCGCAACCTGTGGCGCAACCCGCGACGCACCCTCATCAGCGTCACGGCGATCGCCCTGGGCTATGCCATGCTGCTGCTGTTCGCCTGCCTGCTGCACGGCCTGAGCCGGCAGATGATCGACAACGGCACGCGCATGGGCCTGTCGCATATGCAGGTTCACGCCCCGGAGTATTACCCCGACCGCTCGCTCCACCATACGCTGGGGGGACGGACGGGGACCGAGCTTGACGGGCTGCTGACGGCCCTGACGATCCAGCCCCAGGTCCTGGCCGCAGCCCCGCGGGTGTACGGCTATGGTCTGGTGAGCGGTACCGACCACTCGGCCGGGGCCGATCTGCTCGGCATTGATCCGACCCGCGAGCAACAGATTTCGCGTTTCCACACCCGTCTTACCAGCGGCCGCTTTCTCAATCCGCAGGCCACGGACGGCGCCAATGAGGTCGTGCTGGGCGAGAAGCTGGCCAGTACCATTGCCGTCGAGCCGGGTAGCGAGATCATCCTGCTCACCCAGGCCGCAGACGGCTCAATGGGCAATGACCTGTACACCGTGGTTGGCATTCTGCGGACCGGGTCTGAGACCATCGACCGTGGCACTGTGCTGATGCCCCTGGCCGCTAGCCAGGAGCTGCTGAGCCTGACGGCCAACCGGATTCATGAAATCGGCGTGCTGACCACCACCGCAGATATGGCCAGCGCGGTTGCCGACAGACTCGAAAGCCAACTCGGCGGGACGCTGCCAATCCGGGTTCGGGCCTGGCCCGAGCTGTCCCCGGCCCTGGCCGACTATGTCCAACTCAACGAAAGCTCAAACACCTTTCTTTTCGCGATTATCTTCCTCGTCGCCATCATCGGGGTGATGAACACCATGCTGATGGCGGTGTTTGAACGAACCCGTGAGTGTGGCGTGCTCATGGCCCTGGGATTACGGCCGATGTCCATGACCCTGCTGATCGTGCTCGAAGCCAGTCTGCTGGCCGGGGTGAGTGTCGCCCTGGGAGCCGGTCTTGGTGCGCCGCTGGTGTGGTATCTCCAGACCTATGGGCTTGATTTACGCACCGTGATGGGAGAGCTGTCCTTGGCCGGTGTCGTCCTCGACCCCATCTGGTACGGCCAACACGACTTTCCCACCTATCTGCGGGCCGCGCTGGGGCTGGCGCTGGTGGCCGTGCTATCGGCGCTGTATCCGGCTATTCGAGCGGCACGTTTCCGACCGGTCGAGGCCATGCGACGGGTGTGA
- a CDS encoding ABC transporter permease — protein sequence MRRACLLLSLAWRNLWRHARRTMLTVLALGLGLGLLLLSLGLGDGGHEQMIVNGIKLGGGHVVIQAEGYQLSQSQDLLIPAHVVSTVDKTLGTDRALHSVNPRLLASGLLSSAANASGVGIVGVQPHAERVVSLIPQRMVAGAYLDGEQSSGLVIGDELAKKLKVRIGSKVVLMAQAVHPQTGNRNGGGGEIQSGLFRVVGIFHTGLRELDAYLVHLALPAAQAFLQAGDQLSQIAVFLHQDSATVAAADALRTQFTPTEIEILTWRQALAELARFVWLDDAFNYVMNGMILVMVSLGVLNTMLMSVLERRYELGVCAAVGLQPAQLLTLVMYESVLLILLSLILGLILGLGGHWYFATYGLDMRVFTETDLPVAGTVFDPILYSSLSAARIIWAVGIVGALALLMAAYPAWKAARTELPGALRTM from the coding sequence ATGCGACGAGCCTGCCTGCTCTTGAGCCTGGCCTGGCGCAACCTGTGGCGCCACGCGCGGCGGACCATGCTGACCGTCCTGGCGCTCGGCCTGGGGCTGGGTTTATTGCTCCTGTCGCTGGGGCTGGGTGACGGCGGCCATGAACAGATGATCGTCAACGGCATCAAGCTGGGCGGCGGTCATGTGGTGATTCAGGCCGAGGGCTATCAACTCAGCCAGTCCCAGGATCTGCTCATTCCCGCCCACGTCGTCTCAACCGTTGACAAAACCCTGGGCACCGACCGCGCCCTCCACAGCGTCAACCCCCGCCTGCTGGCCTCGGGGCTGCTCAGTTCTGCGGCCAACGCCTCGGGTGTAGGCATTGTCGGCGTCCAGCCACACGCCGAGCGAGTCGTCTCACTGATTCCGCAGCGCATGGTCGCCGGCGCGTATCTGGACGGAGAGCAGTCTTCAGGGCTGGTGATCGGGGATGAGCTGGCCAAAAAGCTCAAGGTCCGGATCGGCTCAAAAGTCGTCCTCATGGCCCAGGCCGTCCATCCGCAGACGGGCAACCGGAACGGGGGCGGAGGAGAGATTCAGAGCGGTCTGTTCCGGGTCGTCGGCATCTTCCACACCGGTCTGCGCGAGTTGGACGCCTATCTGGTCCACCTCGCTCTGCCGGCAGCCCAGGCCTTTCTGCAGGCGGGCGATCAGCTCAGCCAGATCGCCGTTTTCCTGCATCAGGACAGCGCTACCGTGGCGGCGGCAGACGCCTTGCGGACCCAATTCACGCCGACTGAGATTGAAATCCTGACCTGGCGTCAAGCCCTGGCCGAGCTGGCCCGATTTGTCTGGCTCGACGACGCCTTCAACTATGTCATGAACGGCATGATCCTGGTCATGGTCAGCCTGGGCGTGCTGAACACCATGCTGATGTCTGTCTTGGAGCGGCGCTACGAACTCGGCGTGTGCGCTGCGGTCGGCCTGCAGCCGGCGCAGCTGTTGACCCTGGTCATGTATGAGTCGGTACTCCTCATCCTGCTCAGCCTGATCCTGGGCCTGATCCTGGGCTTGGGCGGTCACTGGTATTTTGCGACCTATGGCCTGGATATGCGCGTCTTCACCGAGACCGACCTGCCGGTTGCGGGGACCGTCTTTGACCCGATCCTGTACTCGTCGCTGAGTGCCGCGCGGATTATCTGGGCGGTTGGCATAGTCGGCGCCTTGGCCCTGCTGATGGCCGCCTACCCGGCCTGGAAAGCCGCCCGCACCGAGCTGCCCGGGGCACTCCGAACCATGTAG
- a CDS encoding ABC transporter ATP-binding protein encodes MSDWAVELKDVTRTYRTDGLEVPALRGVDLHIAADEFLAIAGPSGSGKTTLLNIIGGLDRADDGQVRVAGQDFHTLSNSRLARLRLRHIGFVFQAYNLIPVLTARENAEFTLLLQGVSEAQRRERIDQLFTEIGLSGLEDRRPTQLSGGQQQRVAVARAMATQPALILADEPTANLDSSTAAALLDVMAQLNHTHGTTFIFSTHDPQVMDRARRLIRLRDGRIVSDERQTSSASES; translated from the coding sequence ATGAGCGACTGGGCGGTCGAACTCAAAGACGTAACCAGGACCTACCGGACCGACGGCCTGGAGGTGCCCGCTCTGCGGGGCGTTGACCTCCACATCGCCGCGGACGAATTTCTGGCCATCGCCGGGCCGTCCGGCTCGGGCAAGACGACCCTGCTGAACATCATCGGTGGACTCGACCGGGCCGACGACGGACAGGTGCGGGTGGCCGGTCAGGATTTTCACACCTTATCCAACAGCCGGCTGGCCCGGTTGCGGCTCCGGCACATCGGCTTCGTGTTTCAGGCCTATAACCTGATCCCGGTCCTGACCGCCCGGGAGAACGCCGAGTTCACCCTGCTGCTCCAGGGGGTCTCCGAAGCGCAACGGCGGGAGCGCATCGACCAGCTGTTCACCGAGATCGGCCTGAGTGGTCTCGAAGACCGGCGGCCCACCCAACTGTCCGGCGGCCAGCAGCAGCGGGTGGCCGTTGCCAGAGCCATGGCGACCCAGCCGGCCCTTATCCTGGCCGACGAGCCGACCGCCAACCTCGACTCGTCCACGGCCGCGGCCCTGCTGGATGTCATGGCTCAGCTCAACCACACCCACGGCACGACATTCATCTTTTCCACCCACGACCCCCAGGTCATGGACCGCGCCCGGCGTCTCATCCGCTTGCGGGACGGCCGGATCGTGAGCGATGAGCGCCAGACAAGCTCAGCATCCGAGTCATGA
- a CDS encoding outer membrane lipoprotein-sorting protein translates to MRLLVLSVGLGLFSPAFATDEQRAREIVDRVDRLLRGDSSRGIVTMQIVTENWQRSLTMQILSQGTQNALVRIQQPKKEAGTATLKVDNNIWNYLPKVSRTIKIPSSMMMASWMGSHFTNDDLVKDSQLVRDYFLEIAFEGDRDGTPVYEFLLTPRPEAPVVWGKIELEVRQDDLMPTWQRYYDEDGTLMRELRFSDYTTLGGRLVPARMVMQPQDKPQEQTVMVYDDMEFDIPIAADTFSLRNLER, encoded by the coding sequence ATGCGACTACTCGTCCTGAGCGTCGGACTCGGCCTGTTCAGCCCGGCCTTTGCGACCGATGAGCAGCGTGCTCGGGAGATTGTTGACCGGGTTGACCGCCTGCTGCGGGGCGATTCGAGCCGGGGGATTGTGACCATGCAGATCGTGACCGAAAACTGGCAGCGCAGCCTGACCATGCAGATCTTGTCCCAGGGCACCCAGAACGCCCTGGTGCGGATACAGCAGCCCAAAAAGGAAGCCGGCACGGCCACCCTGAAAGTCGACAATAACATCTGGAATTATCTGCCCAAGGTCAGTCGCACAATCAAAATTCCCAGCTCAATGATGATGGCCTCCTGGATGGGCAGCCATTTCACCAATGACGATCTGGTCAAAGACAGCCAGCTCGTGCGTGACTATTTTCTGGAAATCGCCTTTGAGGGCGATCGGGATGGCACCCCGGTGTATGAATTTTTGCTCACCCCCCGGCCCGAAGCGCCGGTGGTGTGGGGGAAAATCGAGCTCGAAGTGCGCCAGGACGACCTGATGCCGACCTGGCAGCGCTATTACGACGAGGACGGGACGCTGATGCGCGAGCTGCGGTTCTCGGACTACACCACCCTGGGCGGCCGCCTGGTGCCGGCCCGCATGGTCATGCAACCCCAGGACAAACCCCAGGAACAGACCGTGATGGTGTATGACGACATGGAGTTCGACATTCCGATTGCGGCCGACACCTTTTCCCTGCGCAACCTGGAACGCTAG
- a CDS encoding thiamine pyrophosphate-binding protein: MASVDGGVLIGRILKEQNVKYMFAVNGGHTFPILATLRDNGIKLIHMRHEQATAYAADSYARVTGEPGVCCVTAGCGLTNAVTGLCGAALTNSSVVCLSGQHPTTEDYIGSFQEAYGSDVVSSFAKFGKRVLDWTTIEVDLRQAFREAKNPPQGVSMLEIPTNILYQTDDETKQRRGAKIYDTDAIRSQGDPRSIEKTAELLFSAQRPLIAGGDGIFWSDAQEELKELAELTSTPVYCRRAGQGALDEDSPLAIRGAWKKPFTGNADVVLAVGFRFWSGEKFGEPPTWTDKATYIQVDTDPQRVGWHVPAEVGIVGDPKLVLRQIIDAIKAMQLDFSAKRESPWLQQMVEVRQNYERMIAERAAKTHSDVPIHPDRLTKDLISVIDKDATLIIDSFTLSGYTSQWFTAHTTGQIVDAGPLAPVGHGVGMGIGAQLGRPGKQVVVVSGDGGLGIGGMDMETAAKYDIPIICLLWNNSSWGPSFEQMPLLKGRTDPFDMVPNIRYDKVFEPMGVHTEHAETPDEIIPALERALKSGKTSLINVLGDKRFGHPSLGGNLLGSTQV, from the coding sequence ATGGCAAGTGTCGATGGAGGAGTGCTGATTGGTCGCATCCTCAAAGAGCAAAACGTAAAATACATGTTCGCCGTCAACGGCGGGCATACCTTCCCCATTTTGGCCACCCTGCGCGATAACGGCATCAAGCTGATCCATATGCGTCACGAACAGGCCACGGCGTATGCGGCCGACTCCTATGCCCGGGTCACCGGAGAACCGGGCGTGTGTTGCGTGACCGCCGGCTGCGGTCTGACCAACGCCGTGACCGGACTGTGCGGGGCGGCCCTGACAAACAGTTCGGTGGTGTGCCTGTCCGGCCAGCACCCGACGACCGAGGACTACATCGGCTCGTTTCAGGAAGCCTACGGCTCGGATGTCGTCAGCTCGTTTGCCAAGTTCGGCAAACGCGTCCTGGACTGGACAACGATTGAGGTTGACCTGCGCCAGGCCTTTCGCGAGGCCAAGAATCCGCCCCAGGGCGTTTCCATGCTGGAAATCCCGACCAACATCCTGTACCAGACCGACGACGAGACCAAACAGCGCCGGGGAGCCAAAATCTACGACACCGATGCCATTCGCTCCCAGGGCGACCCGCGCAGCATCGAAAAAACGGCCGAACTGCTGTTCTCGGCCCAGCGTCCGTTGATTGCCGGGGGTGACGGGATCTTCTGGTCCGACGCCCAGGAAGAACTCAAAGAGCTGGCCGAGCTGACCAGCACGCCGGTCTACTGCCGCCGGGCCGGTCAGGGCGCCCTGGACGAGGACAGCCCCCTGGCCATCCGTGGGGCGTGGAAAAAACCCTTTACCGGTAACGCCGATGTGGTGCTGGCGGTGGGCTTTCGCTTCTGGAGCGGTGAAAAATTCGGTGAACCGCCGACCTGGACGGATAAGGCCACCTATATCCAGGTCGATACCGACCCGCAGCGCGTGGGCTGGCACGTTCCGGCCGAGGTCGGTATTGTCGGCGACCCCAAGCTCGTCCTGCGCCAGATTATCGACGCCATCAAAGCCATGCAGCTCGACTTCAGCGCCAAACGCGAGAGCCCGTGGCTGCAACAGATGGTCGAGGTTCGCCAGAACTACGAACGCATGATCGCAGAACGGGCGGCCAAGACGCATAGCGATGTGCCGATTCACCCCGACCGGCTGACCAAGGACCTGATCTCGGTCATTGACAAGGACGCCACCCTGATCATCGACAGCTTCACCCTCAGCGGCTACACCAGCCAGTGGTTCACCGCCCATACCACCGGACAAATCGTGGACGCCGGTCCGCTGGCCCCAGTCGGACACGGGGTTGGCATGGGGATCGGGGCGCAGCTCGGCCGACCGGGCAAACAGGTCGTAGTTGTCTCGGGCGACGGCGGCCTGGGCATTGGCGGCATGGATATGGAAACCGCCGCCAAATACGACATCCCGATTATCTGCCTGCTGTGGAACAACAGCTCGTGGGGCCCGAGTTTCGAGCAGATGCCGCTGCTCAAGGGCCGGACCGATCCGTTCGATATGGTGCCCAATATCCGCTACGACAAGGTGTTCGAGCCGATGGGGGTGCATACCGAGCACGCCGAGACCCCGGACGAGATCATCCCCGCCCTGGAGCGGGCACTCAAATCCGGCAAAACCTCGCTCATCAACGTGCTGGGCGATAAGCGCTTCGGCCACCCGTCGCTGGGCGGCAACCTGCTCGGCTCGACCCAGGTCTGA